One region of Leptospira bandrabouensis genomic DNA includes:
- a CDS encoding ABC transporter ATP-binding protein, translating to MASVVLENLSKDYHGFSKPWKRILTGLSFGYFGIDSKFTALQSINLKVGSGEILGIVGRNGAGKSTLLKLITGVIRKDKGNLIVNGSVRALLELSVGFNPELSGEENVYYNGLVWGYKPSEIKELTDSIFEFAELTDFRNSPLKNYSSGMAMRLGFSLATAKRPDILIVDEALAVGDASFQQKCLKRIKEFSQLGSCILVVSHDLGLISYFCTRAILLNKGHLLFDGNPKETIEEYMHVLAGTANSSSAEFSESIQDIHISLKNSKGLETQHHFLGETAVLRIEFKATKPITDGTIGFHIDSEKGIRIFGTNSHHLGWQGLEIRESERSVVEFQFPIQFSDGKYSLGVSIHKGESHLEGSYFWDESIFDFEVERGKIEKFVGLCHLPTKFTIQTLPKSE from the coding sequence ATGGCTTCAGTTGTATTAGAAAATCTATCGAAAGACTATCATGGATTTTCGAAACCTTGGAAAAGAATTTTAACAGGTCTCAGTTTTGGTTACTTTGGAATTGATTCTAAATTTACCGCCTTACAATCGATCAATTTAAAAGTTGGCTCTGGGGAAATTCTTGGGATCGTTGGAAGGAATGGAGCAGGGAAATCCACACTTCTCAAACTAATCACCGGGGTGATCCGTAAAGATAAGGGAAACCTAATTGTCAATGGATCGGTTCGGGCTCTGCTTGAACTAAGTGTTGGTTTTAATCCCGAACTATCTGGGGAAGAGAATGTTTATTATAATGGACTGGTTTGGGGATACAAACCATCTGAAATCAAAGAACTCACGGACTCCATTTTTGAATTCGCAGAGTTAACAGACTTTCGAAATTCACCCTTAAAAAATTATAGTTCAGGAATGGCGATGCGCCTTGGTTTCAGTCTTGCTACTGCCAAACGCCCCGATATTTTAATCGTAGATGAAGCTTTAGCTGTGGGAGACGCCAGTTTCCAACAAAAATGTCTCAAACGAATCAAAGAATTTTCCCAATTGGGGTCTTGTATTTTAGTTGTGAGCCATGACCTCGGACTCATTTCTTATTTTTGTACAAGGGCCATTCTTTTAAATAAAGGACATTTGTTATTTGATGGTAACCCAAAAGAAACCATCGAAGAATATATGCATGTGTTAGCCGGAACTGCCAATTCAAGCTCTGCCGAATTTTCTGAATCCATTCAGGACATTCATATTTCTTTAAAAAATTCCAAGGGGCTCGAGACTCAGCACCATTTTCTAGGGGAAACGGCTGTATTACGAATTGAATTTAAGGCTACAAAACCAATCACAGACGGAACCATTGGATTTCACATAGATAGCGAAAAAGGCATTCGCATTTTTGGAACCAACTCCCACCATTTAGGATGGCAGGGTTTAGAAATTCGCGAATCCGAAAGATCGGTTGTCGAATTCCAATTTCCCATCCAGTTTAGCGATGGGAAATACAGTTTGGGAGTTTCCATCCACAAAGGAGAGTCCCATCTGGAAGGAAGTTATTTTTGGGACGAATCCATTTTTGACTTCGAAGTCGAACGAGGCAAAATCGAAAAATTCGTAGGCCTTTGCCATTTACCCACCAAATTTACAATCCAAACTCTTCCCAAATCCGAGTAG
- a CDS encoding UDP-glucose dehydrogenase family protein yields the protein MKVCVVGTGYVGLVAGTCFAEYGNDVICIDKDEKKISDLKKGIIPIYEPGLSELVERNHKEGRLHFSTSLKDGVESSEFVFIAVGTPTSDNGSADLRFVFAVAEEVGKTMNGYKIIVDKSTVPVGTADKVKAIVSQHTKHPFDVVSNPEFLKEGAAIDDFMRPERVVIGAESEIAAKKMSELYSPFVLNGNPIITMSIRSAELTKYACNAFLATKISFVNEIANLCDALGANYDDVRKGMGTDSRIGRQFLYAGIGYGGSCFPKDVRALLRTAEEVNAPMHIIQSVEDVNEKQKTRLTDKIFEHFKSTDMKGKTFGIWGLSFKPGTDDMREAPSIPLIYELHKNGAKIQVFDPAAAETSKYYFDGKVEYKKDAYSALQGADAMLLLTEWREFREPDFNKIKSLLKSPLVFDGRNQYKPTLMQELGFTYYSIGNR from the coding sequence ATGAAAGTTTGTGTCGTTGGAACCGGATATGTGGGCCTCGTTGCAGGAACCTGTTTTGCTGAATATGGCAATGATGTAATTTGTATTGATAAAGATGAAAAGAAAATCAGTGACCTAAAAAAAGGGATCATTCCCATCTACGAACCTGGCCTTTCCGAACTGGTGGAACGCAATCACAAAGAGGGAAGACTCCATTTTTCCACTTCTCTTAAAGATGGTGTGGAATCTTCTGAATTTGTATTTATCGCAGTAGGCACTCCCACTTCGGATAACGGCTCTGCGGATCTAAGATTTGTTTTTGCCGTGGCTGAAGAAGTTGGTAAAACTATGAATGGTTATAAAATCATTGTAGATAAATCCACAGTTCCTGTGGGAACCGCAGACAAAGTAAAAGCCATTGTTTCACAACACACAAAACATCCGTTTGATGTAGTTTCCAATCCTGAATTTTTGAAAGAAGGTGCGGCCATTGATGACTTTATGCGACCAGAGCGAGTTGTCATCGGTGCAGAATCAGAAATCGCAGCCAAAAAAATGAGCGAACTTTATTCTCCGTTTGTATTAAACGGTAACCCTATCATTACGATGAGCATTCGTTCTGCGGAGCTTACGAAGTATGCATGTAACGCCTTCCTTGCTACAAAAATTTCTTTCGTAAATGAAATTGCCAATCTTTGTGATGCACTCGGTGCTAACTATGATGATGTGAGAAAAGGGATGGGAACTGATTCTAGAATTGGTCGTCAGTTTTTATATGCAGGAATTGGATACGGCGGTTCTTGTTTTCCAAAAGATGTAAGAGCCCTTCTTCGCACAGCAGAAGAAGTGAATGCACCTATGCACATCATTCAATCAGTTGAGGATGTAAACGAAAAACAAAAAACTCGTTTAACAGACAAAATATTCGAACACTTTAAATCAACAGATATGAAAGGAAAAACTTTTGGCATTTGGGGTTTGTCTTTTAAACCAGGGACAGATGATATGCGTGAAGCCCCATCCATTCCTTTGATTTATGAACTACATAAAAACGGAGCCAAAATCCAGGTGTTTGATCCTGCTGCAGCAGAAACATCCAAATACTATTTTGATGGGAAGGTGGAATACAAAAAAGATGCGTATTCGGCTCTCCAAGGTGCCGATGCCATGTTACTCTTAACAGAATGGAGAGAGTTTAGAGAACCTGATTTTAATAAAATCAAAAGCCTTCTAAAATCACCTCTAGTTTTTGATGGAAGAAATCAATACAAACCTACTTTGATGCAGGAGTTAGGTTTTACTTATTACTCTATCGGGAACCGATAA
- a CDS encoding thioredoxin fold domain-containing protein, producing MVRKFLPVFFLLCTSAVFSESPWGSSIQKGLETAKQDKKFIIVDVFADWCTYCLVLEKEIFPDPEVSRVLESFVKVRLDGEEFPNLRKKYNIEGYPTILFLDGDGNYVTKISGLATKEDILGVSKRILQEPNLESYLKTELRRNTNSPDIHFRLGLLYFQNKEFEKAEQQFSDAVQKSKNQTILKENAHFNLNLVRSIHGPKESAVKSWKEFLDIYPTSSRKTTAKLYYGLTLKDAGESKLAKVVLMEIKPQLTTETDKSMCNEALSEIERGF from the coding sequence ATGGTTCGTAAGTTTTTACCTGTTTTTTTTCTTCTTTGCACAAGTGCCGTTTTTTCCGAATCTCCTTGGGGCAGTTCCATCCAAAAAGGATTGGAGACCGCCAAACAGGACAAAAAATTTATCATTGTAGATGTATTTGCAGATTGGTGTACATACTGTTTGGTTTTGGAAAAAGAAATTTTTCCTGATCCAGAAGTCAGTCGTGTTTTAGAGAGCTTCGTTAAAGTTCGGTTAGATGGAGAAGAGTTCCCTAACTTACGAAAAAAATACAATATAGAAGGATACCCTACCATACTATTTTTGGATGGGGATGGAAACTATGTGACAAAGATTTCCGGACTCGCAACAAAAGAAGATATACTTGGTGTATCCAAACGGATCCTGCAAGAACCAAACCTAGAATCTTATCTAAAAACAGAACTTAGACGAAATACCAATAGTCCGGACATCCATTTTCGTTTGGGTTTATTATACTTTCAAAACAAAGAGTTTGAAAAAGCAGAACAACAATTCTCAGATGCTGTCCAAAAATCCAAAAACCAAACTATCCTTAAAGAAAATGCACACTTTAATTTAAACTTAGTTAGATCTATTCATGGCCCGAAAGAATCTGCAGTAAAATCCTGGAAAGAATTTTTAGATATTTATCCAACTTCCAGTCGCAAAACTACCGCTAAACTATACTATGGACTTACACTAAAAGATGCAGGGGAATCCAAACTTGCAAAAGTTGTACTCATGGAAATCAAACCACAACTGACAACGGAAACAGATAAATCGATGTGTAACGAAGCTTTGTCGGAAATTGAAAGAGGATTTTAG
- the hisE gene encoding phosphoribosyl-ATP diphosphatase, whose translation MEFLLKLEELLRKRKEELPEKSYTAELFRDGVDRILKKIGEEAGEVIIAAKNPNEKELIHEIADLVFHLEVLMVEKGISLSTIAKELEKRHS comes from the coding sequence ATGGAATTTTTACTGAAATTGGAAGAACTACTCCGCAAACGTAAGGAAGAATTGCCTGAAAAGTCTTATACTGCTGAGCTCTTCCGTGATGGGGTTGACCGTATTCTCAAAAAAATTGGAGAGGAAGCAGGTGAGGTTATCATTGCTGCCAAAAATCCCAATGAAAAAGAACTGATTCATGAAATTGCTGATTTGGTTTTTCATTTGGAAGTCCTTATGGTAGAAAAAGGGATTAGCCTCTCTACCATTGCCAAAGAATTAGAAAAACGCCACAGCTAA
- the lpxK gene encoding tetraacyldisaccharide 4'-kinase: MKLLLYLFYPLSFLYQFLFWWSQRGTSSFHLPNVLVISVGNLTVGGTGKTPFVQYLVRYFNQTYPSYAITILSRGYKAEKSKEGAILPNGLEPKLYGDEPSQHKEMFPSAQVIIGRDRKTSFLHYNQVVSKKHIVILDDGFQHKAVYRDFDFVLLDANSAFGNGMTLPLGFLREPIKNSKRANAIVFTKLTSQNKFLLDEYKKILTRNEVNVPVFHSYFQPKVHEVVITINLTYQTNQINPDSTSDYFLVTGVGNPKSVYETASSALSSKSIRSKFFPDHFEYGTTSLLTLLKEIQTDEILITTEKDWIKMRSDTPFLAELVRRKIRVFLILIQVSVEEENELKSMLAALVSTYESKIDRV, encoded by the coding sequence ATGAAATTACTATTATATTTGTTTTACCCTCTGAGTTTTCTCTACCAGTTTCTATTCTGGTGGTCACAAAGAGGGACTTCCTCCTTCCACTTACCGAATGTTTTGGTCATTAGCGTGGGAAACCTAACCGTCGGGGGAACTGGCAAAACACCTTTTGTCCAATACTTAGTTCGCTATTTTAACCAAACTTATCCCAGTTATGCGATTACCATCTTATCGAGAGGTTATAAAGCCGAAAAAAGTAAAGAAGGTGCCATCTTACCGAATGGATTAGAACCTAAGTTATACGGGGATGAACCAAGCCAACATAAAGAAATGTTTCCAAGTGCACAGGTAATTATCGGCAGGGACAGAAAAACATCGTTTCTTCATTACAACCAAGTGGTTTCAAAAAAACATATTGTCATCCTTGATGACGGGTTCCAACACAAAGCAGTTTATCGAGATTTCGATTTTGTTTTGTTAGATGCAAATTCCGCTTTTGGGAATGGAATGACTCTCCCATTGGGTTTTTTAAGGGAACCTATCAAAAATAGCAAACGGGCCAATGCCATTGTTTTTACGAAACTTACCTCTCAAAATAAATTTCTATTAGATGAATATAAAAAGATATTAACTCGAAACGAAGTGAATGTTCCCGTTTTTCATTCCTACTTTCAGCCAAAAGTTCACGAAGTAGTGATCACGATAAATTTGACTTATCAAACAAACCAGATAAATCCCGATTCTACTTCGGATTATTTTTTGGTTACGGGTGTTGGAAATCCTAAAAGTGTTTATGAAACTGCAAGTTCGGCTTTGAGTTCGAAGTCCATACGATCTAAATTTTTCCCTGACCATTTTGAATACGGGACCACTTCTTTATTAACTTTATTAAAGGAAATACAAACAGATGAGATTTTGATCACAACAGAAAAAGATTGGATCAAAATGCGAAGTGATACGCCTTTTTTGGCAGAGCTTGTTCGTCGCAAAATAAGAGTTTTTTTGATTTTAATCCAAGTTTCTGTAGAAGAAGAGAACGAACTAAAATCTATGTTAGCTGCTCTCGTTTCCACATACGAATCAAAAATCGATCGGGTTTGA
- the mnmC gene encoding FAD-dependent 5-carboxymethylaminomethyl-2-thiouridine(34) oxidoreductase MnmC has translation MQKQNKTAVVVGAGIAGASICLALKQRNIETILLEADTGPAKHASGNPIGVVYPFLTKHKLAESEFSLAAFLYFLSVWEKFHLKNLVPHVDGIYFLLDSKEAYDRYSNAILSHQIPSHIAKESVEPFSNLPAIFFPVGKSVSPVDLTKQIIILSDPKIQYSSKLVNWEESENATKVICQTTNGQIECDYLFLTQGYQFAEDPHLAWMPLKKVRGQILKFPEQNPTNAHGILYGDYITPAINGFQVLGATFDEFKLEENPRPEETEILWDGLSKKLPNLFSQWEKQNPQEFLPRVSYRTQSQDRHPVVGKLPNLSKLDLSVKYQDSLKGNKKKMYIPYYESVGILNGLGSRGLTHSLYAAEILVSSLLKEPNSILDSIFNSLKPDRFLIRMWKREQLT, from the coding sequence ATGCAAAAACAAAATAAAACTGCTGTTGTCGTAGGAGCAGGAATTGCTGGAGCGAGCATTTGTTTGGCGCTAAAACAAAGAAATATAGAAACGATTTTACTCGAGGCAGACACGGGCCCCGCAAAACATGCAAGTGGGAATCCGATTGGAGTGGTTTATCCATTTCTCACCAAACACAAACTAGCCGAATCAGAATTTTCCCTAGCAGCCTTTCTATATTTCCTCTCTGTTTGGGAAAAATTCCATTTAAAAAACCTGGTCCCTCATGTAGATGGGATTTACTTTTTATTAGATTCTAAAGAAGCTTACGATCGTTATTCGAATGCAATCCTCTCACACCAAATTCCTAGTCACATAGCAAAAGAGAGTGTGGAACCTTTTTCAAACCTCCCTGCCATTTTTTTCCCAGTAGGAAAATCTGTATCCCCAGTGGACCTCACCAAACAAATAATCATTCTATCCGATCCAAAAATCCAATATTCTTCTAAGTTAGTAAATTGGGAAGAATCAGAGAACGCAACAAAGGTTATCTGCCAAACGACAAATGGTCAAATCGAATGTGATTATTTATTTTTAACACAAGGTTACCAATTTGCAGAAGATCCACATTTGGCCTGGATGCCCTTAAAAAAAGTAAGAGGACAAATTCTAAAATTCCCTGAACAAAATCCCACCAATGCCCACGGAATTCTTTACGGCGATTATATCACACCAGCCATAAACGGATTCCAAGTATTAGGTGCTACCTTTGATGAATTCAAACTAGAAGAAAATCCAAGACCCGAAGAAACAGAAATTTTGTGGGATGGGTTATCCAAAAAACTTCCAAATCTTTTTTCACAGTGGGAAAAACAAAATCCGCAAGAATTTTTACCGAGAGTGAGTTACCGAACGCAATCACAAGATCGACATCCTGTTGTTGGTAAATTGCCAAACTTATCCAAACTTGATTTATCTGTGAAATATCAGGATTCTCTGAAAGGTAACAAAAAAAAGATGTATATCCCCTATTATGAATCTGTAGGAATATTAAACGGACTTGGTTCCAGAGGTCTCACTCATAGCTTGTATGCGGCAGAGATTTTAGTTTCTTCCCTATTGAAAGAACCAAACTCCATCCTTGATTCGATATTTAATTCACTCAAACCCGATCGATTTTTGATTCGTATGTGGAAACGAGAGCAGCTAACATAG
- the mnmD gene encoding tRNA (5-methylaminomethyl-2-thiouridine)(34)-methyltransferase MnmD yields the protein MEKDPSPENPKNEIELKDGVPVSLLFDDVYFSKQGGWEESSYVFLEGNQIPSKLAKKDHSIFYIGELGFGSGLNVFVTLDFWKSLSNPSLVTFISLEGFPLKRDILLTLNKSYPNKTLWFEDLLCSYESAIKLWADDRTQNLWTYTWTHSSNQSTFTLQVFFGDVGFCLPQFPKIHSWYLDGFSPGKNPDMWSSDTLKEIQKKSNPGTSFATFSSAGFLRRNLKELGFVVEKKKGFGRKREMITGYLK from the coding sequence ATGGAAAAAGACCCCTCCCCCGAAAATCCGAAAAACGAAATCGAACTCAAAGATGGGGTTCCCGTTTCCCTTTTGTTTGACGATGTGTATTTTTCAAAACAAGGGGGATGGGAAGAATCGAGTTATGTGTTCTTAGAAGGGAACCAAATCCCATCCAAACTGGCAAAAAAAGACCATTCTATTTTTTATATAGGCGAATTAGGTTTTGGATCTGGACTCAATGTATTTGTAACACTGGATTTTTGGAAGTCCTTATCCAATCCTTCCCTGGTTACATTTATTAGCTTAGAAGGATTTCCTTTAAAACGAGATATTTTACTAACATTAAACAAAAGTTATCCGAACAAAACACTATGGTTTGAAGATTTACTTTGCTCTTACGAATCTGCCATAAAACTTTGGGCCGATGACCGAACACAAAACTTATGGACTTACACATGGACCCATAGTTCCAACCAAAGCACATTCACCTTACAAGTGTTTTTTGGGGATGTTGGATTCTGTTTACCTCAGTTTCCAAAAATCCATTCTTGGTATTTGGATGGATTTTCTCCGGGGAAAAATCCTGATATGTGGTCTTCCGATACACTCAAAGAGATACAAAAAAAATCAAACCCTGGCACAAGTTTTGCCACTTTTTCTTCGGCCGGTTTTTTACGTAGGAATCTAAAAGAACTTGGATTTGTTGTGGAAAAGAAAAAAGGATTTGGTCGCAAACGAGAAATGATCACTGGATATTTAAAATAA
- the flhF gene encoding flagellar biosynthesis protein FlhF, which yields MDFVKIRGKDLQDCIMQMKMKYGPEAHLYDQRVITEGGLFGTGLMAQRMYEIDVGVPEKQNSKERIERKLKDLKELIKQKQRTESLPESGLVSIGANQTSQGPSSHRKKNIDGVRPFSERRRRQNPPVYELETLEERPVGLSISEAKDSILEVPVPSKQQIPERHPHIQKLIDRLLNEGLSSGFLEEMAIALERRLSAVDLTRYANVTDKAVTYLEERIQIDSDLFSGTPRGKRKVIFFVGPTGSGKTTSIAKLAAKYSLHMGKKVSLYTTDNYRIAAIDQLKFYADAMGLPFYAAKDLRKMKETIVRDGSELILVDTAGYSHRKSENLEKLQEFYQVFGEKDYIETILVLSSTVSKDNALAVANAYESVGYKRILLTKLDEAEFLGSVVELADTIHREFAFLSVGQDVPFDILNASKKHLAECVIFPEKLKGIAGEVFEKTV from the coding sequence ATGGATTTTGTAAAAATCCGAGGCAAAGACTTACAAGACTGCATCATGCAGATGAAAATGAAATACGGTCCAGAGGCTCACCTCTACGACCAAAGAGTGATCACCGAAGGTGGACTTTTTGGTACGGGGCTTATGGCCCAACGGATGTATGAAATTGATGTAGGTGTCCCTGAAAAACAAAATTCCAAAGAGAGAATTGAACGTAAGTTAAAGGACCTCAAAGAACTCATCAAACAAAAACAAAGAACAGAATCCTTACCTGAATCAGGTCTTGTGAGCATTGGTGCAAACCAAACATCACAAGGGCCATCCTCCCATCGCAAAAAAAATATCGATGGCGTTCGTCCATTTTCGGAGCGCCGTCGTAGACAAAATCCCCCTGTTTACGAATTGGAAACTTTAGAAGAGAGACCGGTTGGGTTATCGATTTCAGAAGCAAAAGATTCCATTTTGGAAGTTCCCGTACCTTCTAAACAACAAATTCCAGAACGGCACCCACATATCCAAAAACTCATAGATCGTTTGTTAAACGAAGGATTGTCTTCTGGATTTTTGGAAGAGATGGCCATTGCATTGGAACGCAGGTTATCGGCAGTGGATCTCACAAGGTATGCCAATGTAACCGACAAAGCTGTTACTTACTTAGAAGAAAGAATTCAAATTGATTCTGATTTGTTTAGTGGAACTCCTCGTGGAAAACGAAAGGTGATTTTTTTTGTAGGACCAACTGGATCCGGAAAAACCACATCCATTGCAAAACTAGCTGCAAAGTACAGTTTGCACATGGGAAAAAAAGTATCCCTATATACAACTGACAACTACAGAATTGCAGCCATCGACCAACTTAAATTTTATGCAGATGCAATGGGTTTACCGTTCTATGCCGCAAAAGACCTTCGTAAAATGAAAGAGACCATTGTCCGAGATGGGTCCGAACTCATTTTGGTAGATACCGCAGGTTACTCCCACAGAAAGTCAGAAAACTTAGAAAAACTTCAGGAATTCTACCAAGTTTTTGGGGAAAAGGATTATATTGAAACCATCCTTGTTCTTTCCTCCACGGTTTCCAAAGACAACGCACTGGCTGTGGCAAACGCGTATGAGTCGGTAGGTTATAAAAGAATTTTATTAACGAAGCTGGATGAAGCAGAATTTTTAGGTTCTGTAGTGGAATTAGCCGATACTATTCACAGGGAATTCGCATTTTTAAGTGTAGGCCAGGATGTTCCTTTTGATATCCTAAATGCCTCGAAAAAACATCTTGCCGAATGTGTGATTTTTCCTGAAAAATTGAAAGGGATAGCGGGCGAGGTCTTCGAAAAGACCGTGTAA
- a CDS encoding MinD/ParA family protein, whose translation MDQAANLRKLTESGAGLKLVQPQDTAKKTKIIAVASGKGGVGKSTVSVNLAISIAKTGLKVLIFDGDLGLANVNVLLGIIPKYNLYHVVKGHKSLKDIVISTPEGVDIIAGASGYSQLANLNETQRNNLIKGFAELDRYDVMIIDTGAGISANVIGLVMPADEVIVVTTPEPTSITDSYGLIKSIVSQSKDKNLKIIVNRVRSAIEGKKVADRVIDISGQFLEVQVENLGFIFQDEEVEKSIREQKPFIIGAPRSKAAACLTRVTHTLLQTEGGYSDEEGLTGFFKKFFSFVDFKEKEMEEKMEEDN comes from the coding sequence ATGGACCAAGCTGCAAATCTTAGAAAGCTCACGGAATCTGGTGCTGGATTAAAACTTGTACAACCCCAGGATACAGCTAAAAAAACGAAAATCATCGCGGTAGCTTCCGGGAAAGGGGGAGTGGGCAAAAGTACTGTTTCTGTCAACCTTGCCATCTCCATCGCAAAAACAGGACTTAAAGTTTTAATCTTCGATGGTGACTTGGGTCTTGCCAATGTAAACGTCCTTCTTGGGATCATTCCGAAATATAATTTATACCATGTCGTCAAAGGCCATAAATCTCTAAAAGACATTGTCATTTCCACTCCAGAAGGTGTGGACATCATTGCAGGAGCTTCTGGGTATTCCCAACTGGCAAACCTGAATGAAACACAAAGAAACAATTTAATCAAAGGATTTGCTGAGCTCGATCGTTATGATGTGATGATCATAGACACTGGTGCTGGAATTTCTGCCAATGTCATAGGGCTTGTGATGCCTGCCGATGAAGTGATTGTTGTGACCACTCCAGAACCCACATCCATCACTGACTCTTATGGCCTAATCAAATCGATTGTTTCCCAATCCAAAGACAAAAACCTCAAAATCATCGTGAACCGGGTACGATCTGCCATTGAAGGAAAAAAAGTAGCCGACCGGGTGATTGATATCTCGGGTCAATTTTTGGAAGTCCAAGTGGAAAACTTAGGATTTATTTTCCAAGATGAAGAAGTCGAAAAATCCATTCGGGAACAAAAACCATTCATTATCGGGGCACCACGTTCCAAAGCCGCAGCCTGTTTGACTCGGGTCACACACACCCTCTTACAAACCGAAGGTGGTTATAGTGACGAGGAAGGACTCACCGGTTTCTTCAAAAAATTCTTTAGCTTTGTGGATTTCAAAGAGAAAGAAATGGAAGAGAAAATGGAGGAAGACAACTAA
- the whiG gene encoding RNA polymerase sigma factor WhiG — protein MSRLLDKYNQFDETDLWKKYRVTKDAEIRSYLVEKYSPLVKHVAGRIAIGMPQNVEFEDLVSYGVFGLLDAIEKFDPSREIKFKTYAMTRIRGSIFDELRSVDWIPRSIRQKAKQLENIIAMLENKEGKKVEDEEIAKELGVSMEEYNSLLAKLSGTSLVSLNDIWFLGDENDEVSFMETLESPMNMNPDNIIEKEEIKNVIVEAIQSLPEKEKKVIVLYYYEDLTLKEIGEVLEVTESRISQLHTKAVARLRSKLSKVKSAIQKR, from the coding sequence ATGTCAAGATTGCTAGACAAATACAATCAGTTTGATGAGACAGATCTTTGGAAAAAATACCGTGTCACAAAGGATGCGGAGATCCGAAGTTACCTTGTCGAAAAATATTCTCCTCTCGTCAAACACGTGGCAGGACGAATCGCCATCGGTATGCCTCAAAACGTAGAATTTGAGGATTTGGTCAGTTACGGCGTCTTTGGTCTGTTAGACGCTATTGAGAAGTTTGACCCTTCACGCGAAATTAAATTCAAAACTTATGCAATGACTCGTATACGCGGGTCCATCTTTGACGAACTTAGAAGTGTGGATTGGATCCCTCGTTCCATCCGTCAAAAAGCAAAACAACTCGAAAACATCATTGCCATGCTTGAGAACAAGGAAGGCAAAAAAGTAGAAGATGAAGAGATCGCCAAAGAACTCGGAGTCTCTATGGAAGAGTATAATTCACTTCTTGCAAAACTATCGGGAACCTCTCTTGTTTCTCTCAATGATATTTGGTTTCTAGGTGATGAGAACGATGAAGTTTCTTTTATGGAAACCCTTGAATCTCCGATGAATATGAATCCTGACAATATCATCGAAAAAGAAGAAATCAAAAACGTAATTGTAGAAGCCATCCAATCACTTCCAGAAAAAGAAAAAAAAGTAATCGTACTTTATTATTATGAAGACCTCACCTTAAAAGAAATTGGTGAAGTTTTGGAAGTTACGGAATCAAGAATTTCGCAGCTTCATACAAAAGCAGTCGCAAGACTTCGCAGCAAACTCTCTAAAGTAAAATCCGCGATCCAGAAAAGGTAA